CGACTATTTTTACGGTGCACGCAGTGTTAGTGAAACAATTGATTCGGTGGAATACGAATATGGATTTGCTTATCTTTACAGGCTGGACAGAAGCGGTGAATACAAATTTGAAAAGGTTGCGGACACCCCCGCACCGGTAACCCTGCCAAACGGCGGTAAAATGATAAGCTACCGCCTTGACAGTGTTGATGCCGTAAAGCAATTAAACACATCGGAAAGCGCCAAGAACATATACATTGCCTACGACTCGGCAGAAAATGCACTCAGAGTAAAAGTTCCGGAGTTCCCCACCCAAAAAGCAAGCTGGGGCTCATATCACGACAATCAGCTGATTATCGAGGACAAGAGCCTTGAAATGATTGATTATCCGTATTTCGCAGTAATGTACAGGGTTCCTCAATATGACAAATACGGCAATGCCGTGTCCCGTACCTACAACAAAAGCATGCAGGTGTACTTTAATCAGAATGTGTCGGGCTACACACTCAAAAGCGGTGTTCTTAACACTACACTGGATGCGGCAGACAACAGTATAAAAATGGGCTGGCTCAAGTGGAATGACCCTGATACCGACACAGACCCCGTTCCCGGAAAGATTTTCAAGATACGTCTGGATATCCCCAACGGTGTACGTCCGGGTGAAAATGCCGAGTATTTTATCTACGAAATCGCCTTTTTCCAGAACGAAAATGACATCAGTACATATTTTGACAGTGTAAAAGCCAATATCACCCATAACGGCAGCAAGGATTTTGATAACTGGGATTTTGAGCTTAAGGCAACAGACGGAAACGGAGCGGCTCTGAATGTCGAAAATGGCAATATCACCAACAACGGATGTACTCAGAAGACATTTACGATAACTCTCCCCTTCGGTACAAAGCCTGAGGATATAAAACTGGGCTGGACGTTTAAAAATGACGCGGATTACCCATACATCAGCCAAACGCAGGTGTACCTCAACGGATATTCCCGAGACCTGAGAGGTGCAAAAGGCAGTGACCATACCTCATTCCTTACAAACGGAGTACGTCTCGGCGATGCAGTCGCCCTTACCGAGGCGGCGGCAAAGGCGCTGTATCAATACGACCCGAACGGACAATACGGCTTCACCACCAAGGAAAGATACAAGGATTACGCCTTTAATTACAGCGAATTCGATATTACTGTTTACAACAGGGAATATGTGTATGAGGTATACAAGATAAAAACAGTGTGCGAATCACCCTTAGCCTACGAGGGCGCACAGATACGCAGTGCGGGCACACAAGGGTTAAGATTTCTGTTCTCAATACCAACAGATTATTTTGACACTCTCACAAAGCCCCAAAGCAGTGCCGACACAGGCGAGGGCTTCGGAAGCATTGTAATTCCTCAGTCAATACTTGAATCAAGTCTTACCAAGGATACAAATAATGCGGCAGTTGTGCCTGCGGTAAATATATTTGAACGCACACCGTCAAAGGTATATTACACCGTGTGTATAACGTCAATACCGTCTGATAAGTACAAAGAAAAATTCGTGTTTATTCCCTACGCAACGTCCCACGGCACCACGCTTTACGGACAGTGTGACACGCCTTTGTCGGTTTACGATGTGGCAGTTCAGATATATAATTCCTCCCAAGCTTCCGCACAGCTTAAAGAGTATGTTTACGAACACATCATTGTACCTGCAGACTCGGAATAATAATAGTAAAGACTTTCTAAAAGACAGGGATATTTTGCCTATTCAAGTCTGTCGGCGTACAAAGGTACGGTAAGGCTTGAAGCGGCAAACAGCAGGTGATATTCGATGTATCACCTGCTGTTAATTTTTTTTCGATTTATTTTCGTCTTTTTGAAATATATTTTATTTCCGTCGCGGTATCACGTCTTTCTCGAAAGTCTGAAGGCTGTACCAAAAAGGTACAGCCTTTATTTCAGTCGTTTCGTATCATTGGTCTTACATCGTGTGCTTTTTGAGTGAGCGTTATATCTTCAACCGTCAGGTTTTCGGTATGTCTTGTATACAGTCCCCAGGCGGGAAGTATTCCGAAGCTGTAATACTCGGGATAGTTATCGCCCATTTCGGGTATTTCAAACGGCTCATAGCTTTCAGCACCGCCCGGCATTTCCAGCTCTATATCCGAAAGTGATATATTCCTGACGGGATTTTTCACTGTTCCGCTGATGCATATACAGCTTAAAGTGTTTTTGTTTATCGGGGTTATACAGTTGCCGGTAACTGTGCATATGCTGACGCCGTCAATACAGCCTGCCGTTTTTCTCGGAGGCATATTGTGATATCCGCGCATTCTTTCGCCGTTTGCTATAAAAATGGGGCCAACGGTATTTTCCACTCTTATATTCCGTATATTGACGTCTTTAACGTTTGCACCGTCGACAGGAACAATCTTAACGGCACATCCGTAGGTATCGTGAACGAAAATATCGGCAATTTCCACATTTTCAAAGTCGCCCACCGACTCTGTGCCCATTTTTATCGCCGCCGCTTTACTGGAAAGTGTGCATCCCCTGACGGTTATATTACGGCAGGGCTTATCTACCGTGGCTTTGAGACAGACAGCATCGTCACCCGTATCTATCAGGCAATCTGAAACGGTAACATCGCGTGAAGCATCAATGTCGATACCGTCATTGTTGTGATTGGCATGGCTTTTTATTGTAACCTTATTTATACTCACTCTGTCACAATCCATAATGTGCAGATTCCATGCCGCACCGTCCTGCAGAAAAATGCCGTCGATTTGCACATCCGAACAATTTTTCAATCTTACAAGAAAGGGACGTGTGTCATATTTGTGCTGTGCACCCCGTCCGTTTACAGTTCCGCCGCCATAAATTCTTACGTTCTTTACTCCGTCGGCATATATAAGTGCTTTTCCTCTGGGCAAACCGCAGCCGTCATAAAAAATATCAACATTTTCGGAATAGTCATCAGGGTCCGTGCTTCCCAATATAACAGCTCCTTTTTGCAGATTAAGTATTACATTATCCTTAAGAAAAATCGTTCCGCATACATAAACACCCTGTGGAATAACCGCTTCTCCGCCTGTGACGGAGGCGCTGTCTATCAACTCCTGTATATAGGATGTGCTGTTGAATTTCATATTTTTCTCCTTATTTGTAAATATTCTTTGCTTATCTGAAATCGGGAACAAAGCTCTCATCAGCTGAGCTTATGTCCTGAACAAGACAGTCTGTTATTCCCCTCTTATAAACATACCGCACTACACGGTCGTATTCCTCAGCGGTAAGCCTTCGGTTTATTTCGGGAAAATCGCATGCTCTGCCCGACGGGATGTACTGGCTCATAATACTGAATTTTACCTTTTTGCCTTTTGAAAACGAAGCGAAAATATCAACGGCATCAAGTGAATTGTCAATATTTCCCGGCAATACAAGATGCCGTACAACAAGTCCCTTTTGCATTATGCCGTTCTCAATTACATAATCACCCGTCTGACGGTACATTTCCTCAAGTGAGGCTTTGCACACCTCCACATAGTCATTTACCGCGCTGTATTTTCCGGCAACCGCATTGTCGCCGTATTTAAGGTCGGCAAGATAAATATCGCAAACACCCTCCATCAGCTTTAAATCACCCTCGTAGCCCGAGCAGTTATATACCACGGGTACGGCAGGCTTTTTATTTCTGAGTACGGCGCTTATCTGTTCAATATAGTGGGACGGGGTAACAAGGTTTATATTATGCACGCCCTGACTGCACAAAGTGTCAAAAATCTCCTGCAATTCGGTTTCTGTCACGGTTTTACCGTCGCAGAGAGTGCTTATTTTGTAGTTCTGGCAAAACACACAGCCCAGATTGCAGCCCGAAAAAAACACTGCTCCCGAGCCGTTTTTTCCGCTTATGAACGGTTCCTCCCACATATGCCTCATGTAGTGGGAGATTTTTATTTGCTCACCCGCTCCGCAGTAACCGTTTGGTCTGGCAACGCCGCACCTGCGCGGGCAGGCGTTACAGCTTGATGCCATAATGTATTTCCAGAAGGTCCCTCATCATTTCGGGGGAAGCGACGGGAATATCCATGTTTTTTTCGTCATATATACGGAACATTTTGCCGTCTATTACCTTTCTTCCGTTAGGGGTCTTTATTGCTACCATTTCCTTCACATTGAATATGGAATCGGGTGCATTTTCAAGGTAATAGCTTGCATAGACATAATCCTTGTCAAGCTGTTCCTCCTCGGTAAAGGAAAAGAATCTTTCCCATTTATCGCTGTTGTGCTTAAGATACACCACATTTCCGAAGAAAGGCTCATTTTCAATGCGGTAGCTTTCGCCGAACTGCTCCTGAATTTCTCCGTAAGTGAATAGCAAAGGATGGCGCGGAGCCAGATTCGCTATACCTACATCGCATATATATGTGTTTTCCTCGCCCACTACCTTGAGCACACGGTGACGGCGCATAGGAGTGTCGCTTTCGCCGCGCAGATAGCGTCCGAAATAGTCGTGCACCTCAAAGCCCAGGTCCTTTAAAAGCCAGCCGAAAAGTCCGTTAAGCTCAAAGCAATACCCGCCACGGCGGTTCACCACAATTTTTTCGTAAAGGCTGTCGGGGTCAAGCTTGAGCGGGATGTGATTGAGTATATCAAGGTTTTCATACGGCACAGTGGTTACATGAGCATATTGTAAGCCGTTAAAAAAGTCTTTTTCGCTCATATTACGGTCAAAATTAAAGCCGATGCGGTTAAAATATGCCTGCGCTCTGGCAGAAGGTATAATATCTGATATTTTCATAACAACTCCTTATAAAGTGTTATTAAAGGTTTTATTAAGCCACTTTACCGAAAGCTCGTGCCAACGCATAACATATGGATTTGCCTCTGCCATTACCTCGTCGTTGGCAAGACCCATTCCGTGAGGACCATTTGGAAAAACATGAAGCTCAAAGGGGATTTTATGTGCTGACAGCGCCGCCGCCATGTAAAGCGAGTTTTCCACCGGAACACAGGTATCGGAAGCGGTATGCCACAGAAATGCAGGGGGTGTTTCATCGGTTACCCTCTTTTCCAGCGAATACAGTTCAAGCTGTTCTTCACTCGGGGTCTGAGTGCCCAGAATATTATAAAAGCTGCCCTTATGTGCCTTTTCACCCGAGGTTATTACGGGGTAGCAAAGAACTATGGCGTTGGGGCGGGCTTCCTCACGGTATTTTAAGCCCACTCTCTGTGATATTTCCTCATCATGCCACATAGTGCCCAGCCAGCCTGTCAGATGTCCGCCCGCGGAAAAGCCGATAGCCGCTATTCTGTCGGGGTCGGTATTCCATTCCTCTGCATTACGGCGCAGAATGGTCATGGCACGGCAGGCATCCTCAAGGGGATTTTTATTGACGGCGTTTTTTGAAAGGCTGTAATACAGCACCGCCGCGTTATAGCCGTGTGCCATATAAGCGCGGGCAATAGGCTCAGCTTCTCTCTCGGAACAGCAATGATAGCCGCCGCCGGGGATAACCAGCATCATGGGGCGCTTTTGTATTGAAAGTGTGGGAAACATTGCGTTTATGTACACCACCAGGCGTACATCGGGGTTATCTTCTCTCAGTTGAAAGGTTTTGATTTCCATTTTAAAAATCTCCGTATCATAAGAATTATTATATACAAAGCGGCGGCATACCAAAGTACATCGCCGATGTATGTGTACAATGTGTTGGTGTCGGTAAAGCCAAGCTCGCCCGAAACATATCCTTTTCTGAGTGCACCCAACGACTGTATTATTCTGCCGTGCGGGTCAATCAGCATGGAAATTCCCGTATTGGCGCATCTTGCAATGCTCCTGCGGTTTTCCACACTGCGGAACACCGCCTGTGCGGCGTGCTGGCTCACGGCGGGGGAATCGAAATACCATGAATCGTTGGTTATCAGGACAACAAGCTGTGCACCGTCACGGACGCTTTCGCGCATAAGGTCGGGAAATATGGAATCAAAGCAGATAAGTGAGCCGATATTTCCGAATTCCGTTTCCATAACAGCGCTGTCACGTCCTCTGTAAAGGTCGTCGGACAGCATATTTATTTCGGCTACAAAGGGCAAGCATTTTTCAAAAAATCCGCGCAGAGGCAAATATTCGCCGAAGGGAACAAGATGTCGCTTATGATACACCGTGTCACTCGCACCGTCTTTGTCCAGCACAAAAAGTGAATTTGAGCTTTTGCCGTCCTCAAAACCGAATGCACCCGTCAGAAAAATGCTGTCAGTATGTTTCGGAATCAGCAGAAAGTCCTTTTTATAGTAAGATTCCATCGCCACGGGAACGGCGCTTTCGGGCCATATTATAAAATCGGGGTTTTGGCTGTCTGCCGCCTCAAGTGAAAGCCCACGGAACATTTCAAAGCTCTTTTTTGCCGAGTTGTATTCCCACTTCTCGCTTGAAGCCACATTTCCCTGAATAAGTGCAAATTCCGCCTTTTGGGTGTAATTCACGGGGATATTCATCATAACACTGCCATACAGAATATTCGAGAAAAACAGTACCGCCGCCGCGGCAAAATACCGTTTATTTTTTAATCCGCAGACTATAAAGGCATTGACGGCGTATATAAGAAAGCTTACAAAAAGGTTTCCGAAAAGCGAAGCGGACTGTATGGCAGGCAGAAATTTATACTGAGTTATGCTTATTTTGCACCAAGGCAGGCTGAACTCGCCAAACTGCCACATTAATTCGCAAAGGGTGAAAATAAGTGCAAGTATCAGCGGACTTTTTTTACCGATAATGCGGAATACCAGTGTGCCCAGCCCGAAAAACAAAGCCTGAAATGCGCTTATTCCCAGCCATGCCACAGCAATAACGCCCACTGCCTGTATGGGGGTAAGCCCCGCAAAATCCAACGGATACAACCGCAGAAACCAGTAATATATAAAAAGGCAATACAAAAATCCCCACTTGAAGCCACTGCCAAAAGCGGTTCTTTTGTTTTTTTCAAAAAAATCATCCTGCAGAAGACAACCGAAAAACGGAGCAAGCCCCACCCACGTCAATATAAAAAGCGAAGGGAAGGTGAATGGCAGAGCACAC
The nucleotide sequence above comes from Oscillospiraceae bacterium. Encoded proteins:
- a CDS encoding radical SAM protein translates to MASSCNACPRRCGVARPNGYCGAGEQIKISHYMRHMWEEPFISGKNGSGAVFFSGCNLGCVFCQNYKISTLCDGKTVTETELQEIFDTLCSQGVHNINLVTPSHYIEQISAVLRNKKPAVPVVYNCSGYEGDLKLMEGVCDIYLADLKYGDNAVAGKYSAVNDYVEVCKASLEEMYRQTGDYVIENGIMQKGLVVRHLVLPGNIDNSLDAVDIFASFSKGKKVKFSIMSQYIPSGRACDFPEINRRLTAEEYDRVVRYVYKRGITDCLVQDISSADESFVPDFR
- a CDS encoding arylamine N-acetyltransferase, with the translated sequence MKISDIIPSARAQAYFNRIGFNFDRNMSEKDFFNGLQYAHVTTVPYENLDILNHIPLKLDPDSLYEKIVVNRRGGYCFELNGLFGWLLKDLGFEVHDYFGRYLRGESDTPMRRHRVLKVVGEENTYICDVGIANLAPRHPLLFTYGEIQEQFGESYRIENEPFFGNVVYLKHNSDKWERFFSFTEEEQLDKDYVYASYYLENAPDSIFNVKEMVAIKTPNGRKVIDGKMFRIYDEKNMDIPVASPEMMRDLLEIHYGIKL
- a CDS encoding alpha/beta hydrolase is translated as MEIKTFQLREDNPDVRLVVYINAMFPTLSIQKRPMMLVIPGGGYHCCSEREAEPIARAYMAHGYNAAVLYYSLSKNAVNKNPLEDACRAMTILRRNAEEWNTDPDRIAAIGFSAGGHLTGWLGTMWHDEEISQRVGLKYREEARPNAIVLCYPVITSGEKAHKGSFYNILGTQTPSEEQLELYSLEKRVTDETPPAFLWHTASDTCVPVENSLYMAAALSAHKIPFELHVFPNGPHGMGLANDEVMAEANPYVMRWHELSVKWLNKTFNNTL
- the lnt gene encoding apolipoprotein N-acyltransferase, which encodes MSRLRKNKTFVLTAVSAFLCALPFTFPSLFILTWVGLAPFFGCLLQDDFFEKNKRTAFGSGFKWGFLYCLFIYYWFLRLYPLDFAGLTPIQAVGVIAVAWLGISAFQALFFGLGTLVFRIIGKKSPLILALIFTLCELMWQFGEFSLPWCKISITQYKFLPAIQSASLFGNLFVSFLIYAVNAFIVCGLKNKRYFAAAAVLFFSNILYGSVMMNIPVNYTQKAEFALIQGNVASSEKWEYNSAKKSFEMFRGLSLEAADSQNPDFIIWPESAVPVAMESYYKKDFLLIPKHTDSIFLTGAFGFEDGKSSNSLFVLDKDGASDTVYHKRHLVPFGEYLPLRGFFEKCLPFVAEINMLSDDLYRGRDSAVMETEFGNIGSLICFDSIFPDLMRESVRDGAQLVVLITNDSWYFDSPAVSQHAAQAVFRSVENRRSIARCANTGISMLIDPHGRIIQSLGALRKGYVSGELGFTDTNTLYTYIGDVLWYAAALYIIILMIRRFLKWKSKPFN